A window of Candidatus Gastranaerophilales bacterium contains these coding sequences:
- a CDS encoding N-acetylmuramoyl-L-alanine amidase, whose amino-acid sequence MKKIFINAGHGGKDSGAIGKSGIKEKIITNKIARILGSKLFEKGYIVELFQEEKGLEDISNQEKNSNSNLFVSIHCNSHANRTANGVETFYYSSSLNGKKAAQCVQNSLINVTKLINRGVKTEGFYVLKTTKAPAILVECAFISNTNEEKLLNEKPELFAEGIFQGIIEYIK is encoded by the coding sequence ATGAAAAAAATATTTATTAACGCAGGTCACGGCGGGAAAGATAGTGGGGCTATCGGTAAATCAGGAATAAAAGAAAAAATAATAACTAATAAGATAGCAAGAATATTGGGTTCAAAACTATTTGAAAAGGGTTATATTGTAGAACTATTCCAAGAAGAAAAAGGGTTGGAAGATATCTCTAACCAAGAAAAAAACAGTAATTCAAATTTATTTGTTTCAATTCATTGTAATTCCCACGCAAATCGAACCGCTAATGGAGTCGAAACATTCTATTACTCAAGCTCACTCAATGGTAAAAAAGCTGCTCAATGTGTACAAAACTCTCTTATTAATGTAACCAAGTTGATTAACCGCGGTGTAAAAACTGAGGGATTTTATGTTTTAAAAACAACTAAAGCACCAGCAATTCTTGTTGAATGTGCTTTTATTTCCAACACTAACGAAGAAAAACTATTAAATGAAAAACCAGAACTATTTGCAGAAGGCATATTCCAAGGAATTATTGAATATATAAAATAG
- a CDS encoding SEC-C domain-containing protein, whose translation MSVIEKFSTISNTITKLIEFVSTDETVKDDFNDYLLTIGAKNMTPAQVQAMLVPYIFERRLFEERKGIIDLYIEKNTKLDTFTKKLLASLKNSFSSIYEIKKVVHNGFELVNLINEKKYNVLSLVKMTNYRGVYAGQYAMCRIFNFEDDFYILEVSNIVSSAKKEEVQKFAIAKIIERPEEVYLDNPEKLKEIEKQVSNFSEKFTECFGKDEIVTTNQHADILINIFNNYCENQNDVNCDEITENIKEPDEYKYFHVPEFDSSYSNFVEKSMGGFSSHNALYDVGIVYDKDLGLFAIPFYATFKKVFEVEDSASIQGGEGCVKSFLENDRIPYQIIKKVADASPKFMSVVNKILDKNYTFDELMEFYKSDSIKNKVFSPTSVLYSSKIFSEVMGFVIEETDEATKPKVDYSNVGRNDPCPCGSGKKYKKCCMNN comes from the coding sequence ATGTCTGTTATCGAAAAATTTTCAACTATATCAAACACTATTACTAAACTTATAGAATTTGTTTCAACCGATGAAACTGTTAAAGATGATTTTAACGACTATTTATTGACTATAGGTGCTAAAAATATGACACCTGCTCAAGTTCAGGCTATGCTGGTTCCTTACATTTTTGAACGTAGACTTTTTGAAGAAAGAAAAGGTATTATCGATTTATATATTGAAAAAAATACAAAACTCGATACTTTTACGAAAAAATTGTTAGCATCATTGAAAAATTCATTTTCTTCAATATATGAAATTAAGAAAGTTGTGCATAATGGCTTTGAACTTGTTAATTTGATTAACGAAAAAAAATACAATGTACTCTCTTTAGTTAAAATGACTAATTATAGAGGTGTTTATGCCGGTCAATATGCAATGTGCAGAATTTTTAATTTTGAAGATGATTTTTACATTTTGGAAGTATCTAACATAGTTTCTTCTGCTAAAAAAGAAGAAGTTCAAAAGTTTGCAATCGCTAAAATAATTGAACGCCCCGAGGAAGTGTATTTAGATAATCCTGAAAAATTGAAAGAAATTGAAAAGCAAGTTAGTAATTTCTCTGAAAAATTTACCGAATGTTTTGGCAAAGATGAAATCGTTACAACAAACCAACACGCCGATATTTTAATAAATATATTCAATAATTATTGCGAAAATCAAAATGACGTAAATTGTGATGAAATAACTGAAAATATTAAAGAACCTGATGAATATAAGTATTTTCACGTTCCTGAGTTCGACAGCTCTTATTCAAATTTTGTTGAAAAATCGATGGGGGGCTTTTCATCTCACAATGCTCTTTATGATGTGGGTATTGTTTATGATAAAGATTTGGGACTTTTTGCTATTCCATTCTATGCAACTTTTAAAAAAGTGTTTGAAGTAGAGGATTCTGCATCAATTCAGGGGGGTGAAGGCTGTGTAAAAAGCTTTTTGGAAAATGACCGAATACCTTATCAAATCATAAAAAAAGTAGCCGATGCTTCGCCAAAGTTCATGAGTGTTGTAAATAAGATACTTGATAAAAATTACACTTTTGATGAGTTGATGGAATTTTACAAGTCTGATTCTATAAAAAACAAAGTCTTTTCTCCAACGAGCGTTTTGTATTCTTCAAAGATATTTTCTGAAGTCATGGGGTTTGTGATTGAAGAAACAGACGAAGCTACAAAGCCAAAAGTCGATTATTCAAATGTTGGCAGAAATGACCCGTGTCCTTGTGGTAGCGGTAAAAAATACAAAAAATGTTGTATGAATAACTAA